The Atribacter laminatus genome contains the following window.
AGTTGGTTGCTGAAGGAACTCCAGAGGAAATTGCTTTAAACCCTATCTCATATACTGGTTTTTACCTAAGGGAGGTATTAAAGGTTGAGCGAAAAGAATTTTGTCAGGTCTGAAACCACTCGAAATTCCCTTCAGGAATTACCTACCAGTTGTGGTGTATATATTCTATGCAATCAAAGTCACCAAATAATTTATATTGGGAAAGCTATTCATATTCAAAACCGGGTACGAAACCATTTGCAAGGTGATTCTTCATCCCTTCTCAAGAGAGACATGGCTAAAGAAATTCATACTATTCAGTTCATCCTCACCAGAGACGAAGCCGAAGCTCTCCTTCTCGAAGAAGAGCTAATTAAAACTTACCAACCCCAATACAACATCCGAATGAAAGATGATAAAAGTTACCCCTATATTCATTTTGATTTTCGAGGCGATTTTCCAGCGGTTAAAATAGCCCGTCGCAAAACGGCGAAACCGGGATACTTTTATGGACCCTACACCAATTCAAAAAAAGCTCGTGACGGATTGAAAATTCTCCGGCAAATTTTTCTCCTTCGTGGTTGCTCAATTCCTGAATCTCGTTTTCCCTTGTTACGCTCCTGTCTCGATTACGAATTAAAACTGTGTTGTGCTCCATGTATTGGAAAATGCAGTTCTTCAGAATATCAAGATAAACTGAATAAAGCTCGTTTATTTTTAGAAGGAGACTATTTAGAGGTTACTAACTGGTTAGAGGAGGAAATGTGGGATGCCGCCGACCGGCAGGATTTTGAAAAAGCCGCTCAATTCCGAGATCATCTCGACTGTTTGCTTAAAATTATCGGACGGTATCGATTGGTCCTTCCTGATGGTTCAGATATTGATTTTATTGAATTGGAAAGTGAATCCAATCTGGCCAGTTTAGTTGTCGTCAAGGTGAGAAAAGGAAGGTTGATTGGAATCGAAAATTTTCACGCTCAAAGGGAGGAAAACGCTGATCGAGACTATATTCTCAATGAATTCATTGAGAATTTTTATCTTGACCACTTCAATCCACCAACGAAAATATGTGTCCAATTTGATTTTAACCATAATCTCCAGGAAAGGATTAAAGAAAAAGGGCATCTAAGTATTGTTGATTTACCCAGAAATTCTTCTGAGCTTGATCTTCTTCATTTTGCCCAAGAAAACGCCCAAAAAAATCTCCAATTAGAAAAAATAAAAGCGCTTCGTCAAAATATGGATCATCAGCATATTCTAAATGAATTAAAAGCTCTTCTTTCACTTCCTGCCTTACCTCGTCTCATT
Protein-coding sequences here:
- the uvrC gene encoding excinuclease ABC subunit UvrC yields the protein MSEKNFVRSETTRNSLQELPTSCGVYILCNQSHQIIYIGKAIHIQNRVRNHLQGDSSSLLKRDMAKEIHTIQFILTRDEAEALLLEEELIKTYQPQYNIRMKDDKSYPYIHFDFRGDFPAVKIARRKTAKPGYFYGPYTNSKKARDGLKILRQIFLLRGCSIPESRFPLLRSCLDYELKLCCAPCIGKCSSSEYQDKLNKARLFLEGDYLEVTNWLEEEMWDAADRQDFEKAAQFRDHLDCLLKIIGRYRLVLPDGSDIDFIELESESNLASLVVVKVRKGRLIGIENFHAQREENADRDYILNEFIENFYLDHFNPPTKICVQFDFNHNLQERIKEKGHLSIVDLPRNSSELDLLHFAQENAQKNLQLEKIKALRQNMDHQHILNELKALLSLPALPRLIEGVDISTFQGDESVGAIVAFFDGVPLKKRYRKYIIRETDHPDDFAMIEETLTRHFNKLIQNQTEFPNLLVIDGGIGQLNSALKVLHNFSLTIPVLALAKENEEIFLPKKSASLRLPPENSSLQFLQRIRNEVHRFVITFHRVRRNKNMFSSVLDDIPGIGPKRKHVLLSAFDNLTQILDYSPQEVSHQLKIPTQSIIEIQKKLSQKNISTMKEGIVSS